A portion of the Pedobacter cryoconitis genome contains these proteins:
- a CDS encoding DUF2339 domain-containing protein, with the protein MEFLYIILLVVIIVMIATTKSSLNDRVGRLEYRIFEFQELLKQSRPGYVPPVSTAEESEPQEMRPVDWGATQFQAPAIPFVPPPYKTKKDLHPDPLRDFIPKPVQEETQEAVVPEEKIQQPEAVHEPEFVQDTQANIYNEHLAEENTPPSVQQPVHREPAAPELSFFEKHPDLEKFIGENLINKIGIAILVLAIGYFVKFAIDSNWIGPVGRVGIGVLCGGILIGIAHWMRNSYKAFSSVLVGGGIAVLYFTITLAFHQFQLFNQTTSFIILIGITCFAVALSLLYDRQEVAVIALVGGLTSPLMVSTGHANYHGLFIYLVILNAGLLVIAYRKSWRILNVSTFVLTILMFSASLFSMPATSYGIGFLYASILYLLFFGINVAYNVRENKTFIGSDFTILLANTALYFGAGLFLLTGMHQEQFRGLFAVSLAVINLLLSYLLFRNKKVDTNVLYLLIGITLTFISVAGPIQLHGHYITLFWAAETVLLYWLYQKSRIYLMQLASQIIWALMLLSLFMDWAAIYGDSAIAVNVLINKGFITTLFAAVSSYLLYVLYQKPDVEGKTQNGDILNPVFIKYTAIVLLFLSGLLEVNHQFSNRFPHTSLNNVYVILYASVFLYIYLFLGKKRESIRLNWRISAILISTCIAVYLFFMVGFFDLQEAMLVRQEVASFHFIAHWIGAVFIGLLFHHLILIARTLLPETWKKIAAWALAGSMVLFLSLEVSLISNVLFYSANNPISNVETIYIKTGLPVLWGLASFAMMWLGMRHKYLTLRIISLSLFALTLVKLFVFDISNIPPAGKIAAFFFLGVILLIISFMYQKVKKIIAADEPHKDE; encoded by the coding sequence ATGGAGTTTCTTTACATCATCTTACTGGTTGTCATCATTGTGATGATTGCCACAACTAAAAGCAGTCTGAACGATAGGGTCGGGCGGCTTGAATACCGGATTTTTGAATTTCAGGAGCTTTTAAAGCAAAGCAGGCCCGGTTATGTTCCACCAGTAAGTACTGCAGAGGAATCAGAACCACAAGAAATGCGGCCGGTAGACTGGGGCGCAACGCAATTTCAAGCACCCGCAATTCCATTTGTTCCGCCACCCTATAAGACTAAAAAAGATCTTCATCCTGATCCTTTACGCGATTTTATACCTAAACCTGTTCAGGAAGAAACTCAGGAAGCAGTTGTTCCTGAAGAAAAAATACAACAGCCAGAGGCCGTTCATGAACCAGAATTTGTTCAGGATACACAGGCTAATATTTACAATGAACACTTAGCTGAAGAAAATACACCGCCATCGGTTCAACAACCTGTTCACCGCGAGCCCGCAGCACCAGAACTTTCCTTCTTTGAGAAACATCCTGACCTGGAAAAATTCATTGGAGAGAATCTGATCAATAAAATCGGGATTGCGATACTGGTACTGGCTATCGGTTACTTTGTGAAATTTGCAATTGACAGCAACTGGATAGGCCCGGTAGGCCGCGTTGGGATTGGTGTACTTTGCGGTGGTATCTTAATTGGTATCGCACACTGGATGCGTAATTCTTACAAAGCATTCAGCTCTGTTTTAGTAGGGGGAGGGATTGCAGTTTTATATTTTACCATTACGCTTGCTTTTCACCAATTTCAGCTGTTCAATCAAACCACATCCTTCATTATTCTGATCGGGATAACTTGTTTTGCCGTCGCGCTTTCACTGCTCTACGACCGGCAGGAAGTGGCTGTTATTGCTTTAGTAGGTGGTTTAACCAGTCCATTAATGGTCAGTACTGGTCATGCTAATTATCATGGTTTGTTTATTTACCTGGTGATCCTCAATGCAGGACTGCTGGTAATTGCTTACCGCAAATCGTGGCGTATCCTTAATGTTTCAACCTTTGTACTCACAATACTCATGTTTTCGGCAAGTCTGTTTAGCATGCCGGCCACGAGTTATGGAATCGGATTTTTATACGCCAGTATTTTATACCTGCTTTTCTTTGGAATTAATGTGGCTTATAATGTCAGGGAGAATAAAACATTTATCGGCTCAGATTTTACCATTCTGCTGGCCAATACGGCGCTATACTTTGGTGCAGGTTTATTCTTGCTGACCGGAATGCATCAGGAGCAGTTCAGAGGGCTTTTTGCGGTAAGTTTAGCTGTGATCAACTTACTGTTATCTTACTTGCTGTTCAGGAATAAAAAGGTGGATACCAATGTGCTTTACCTGCTGATTGGGATTACGCTGACCTTTATATCCGTTGCCGGCCCAATACAATTGCATGGCCATTATATTACGTTATTCTGGGCAGCAGAAACGGTATTGCTTTACTGGCTTTATCAAAAATCGCGGATCTATTTAATGCAGCTGGCTTCGCAAATCATCTGGGCATTGATGCTGCTAAGTTTATTTATGGACTGGGCCGCAATTTATGGTGATTCAGCAATAGCAGTCAATGTACTGATCAACAAAGGGTTTATTACTACATTATTTGCTGCAGTCAGTTCTTACTTATTATACGTTCTTTACCAAAAGCCAGACGTTGAAGGAAAAACCCAAAACGGTGATATCTTAAATCCTGTATTTATTAAATATACAGCTATTGTACTGCTGTTTTTAAGCGGACTGCTGGAAGTTAACCACCAATTCTCAAACCGGTTCCCCCATACTTCTTTAAATAATGTATATGTAATCTTGTATGCCTCAGTATTCCTTTACATTTATCTGTTTTTAGGAAAAAAAAGAGAATCAATCCGGTTAAACTGGAGAATAAGTGCCATCCTGATCAGTACTTGTATTGCCGTTTATCTGTTCTTTATGGTTGGATTTTTCGATCTGCAGGAAGCTATGCTCGTTCGTCAGGAAGTCGCATCATTTCATTTTATAGCCCATTGGATTGGCGCAGTATTTATCGGATTATTGTTTCACCATCTGATCCTGATCGCCAGAACTTTACTGCCAGAAACCTGGAAGAAAATAGCAGCCTGGGCTTTGGCAGGTTCAATGGTGCTGTTCTTAAGTCTGGAAGTCAGCTTAATCAGCAATGTGTTGTTTTATTCAGCTAACAACCCAATCAGCAATGTAGAAACGATTTATATTAAAACAGGGCTTCCGGTATTATGGGGATTAGCATCCTTTGCGATGATGTGGCTGGGCATGCGTCATAAATACCTTACACTGCGTATTATTTCGCTCAGCCTGTTTGCGCTTACTTTAGTAAAGCTATTTGTATTTGACATCAGCAATATCCCGCCTGCAGGTAAAATTGCAGCATTCTTCTTCCTTGGGGTCATATTGCTGATCATTTCGTTTATGTACCAAAAGGTTAAAAAAATCATTGCCGCAGATGAACCCCATAAAGATGAATAG